A single Fundulus heteroclitus isolate FHET01 chromosome 4, MU-UCD_Fhet_4.1, whole genome shotgun sequence DNA region contains:
- the cgref1 gene encoding cell growth regulator with EF hand domain protein 1 has product MQSGLLMGYQLDWLVPRFLSLYFLINLCLAAPGLPGTQREESAGAHSPSAGLINPFGSGEEERRLLQSYIQHSLQSSQGGPEITSWEQGVFFLFRLFDYDRSGFLDGLEMMKLLSDYNSNHALGPETSEQVELMVDFLLQTQDLNQDGLLDPSELLSPPFINTQGSSGNKTPHQEQELAEENMLSNTMTVEEHAAVPHREEQQHDTMTLKEEPVKQTEEHQDQELFNALAEEQEQAHHVPVHQGQPEI; this is encoded by the exons ATGCAGTCAG GTCTGCTCATGGGGTATCAGCTGGACTGGCTGGTCCCACGCTTTCTGTCTCTGTACTTCCTCATAAACCTGTGCCTGGCAGCACCTGGGCTACCTGGGACACAAAG GGAAGAGTCAGCAGGTGCCCATTCCCCATCAGCAGGACTGATTAATCCCTTTGGCTCTGGAGAAGAGGAACGCAG GTTGTTGCAGAGCTATATTCAGCACAGTCTACAGAGCAGCCAAGGAGGACCTGAGATCACTTCCTGGGAGCAAG GGGTGTTCTTCCTGTTTCGTCTCTTTGATTATGATCGCAGTGGCTTCTTGGATGGCTTGGAGATGATGAAACTGCTCTCTGACTACAACTCCAATCATGCACTTGGACCGGAGACCAGTGAGCAA GTGGAGTTGATGGTCGACTTCTTACTACAAACTCAGGATCTAAACCAAGATGGTCTGTTGGACCCTTCTGAGCTGCTCTCTCCTCCCTTCATCAACACACAG GGCTCAAGCGGCAACAAAACACCTCATCAAGAGCAAGAGTTGGCAGAAGAGAACATGCTGTCAAACACCATGACTGTGGAGGAACATGCAGCAGTGCCGCACAGGGAGGAGCAGCAACACGACACAATGACGCTAAAGGAGGAACCAGTAAAGCAAACAGAAGAACATCAAGATCAAGAACTTTTTAATGCCTTGGCAGAAGAACAGGAGCAGGCCCACCA